GTTGAACCGCAGATTTCACAGATTTACGCAGATTTTTCAGTCCATTTGACTAACGCTCATGGGGCGAGCAGCGACACCCCAAAACATGAAACATCTCTTGGCCGCATCGGAACTCGGCGGCCCCGTAGCCCGGATGCAGCGAAGCGGAATCCGGGGAGGCGCTGCAAAGCATACAAATGTCAGCCCAGCAGGCCATAACTCTGCACCTCCGAGCCAGCGCTCGGAGCTCCCAGGATGAGTGGCAAACCCCAATGTTGTTTCACAGTAACACAGCTACTCACCTATAAGATAATTGCCAAAGTCACTACAAACCAATGAAAAACATGAATTTAATCTGCGATAATCAACGTAATCTGCGGTTTGTTAGGTTGAAATTGGGTTCCGGGATGCGTGTTTGGGACCCGGCAGGGGGCGGGAATTCTAGCCAAGTTCCCGGCTTAGAGAAAGTCGAACTCGAAGCCGCTGATGTCTGCGTTCGGGTCGTACAGCCTGAGTTGTAGCGATTGGGGCCGGTCGGGTTGCAGCAGCGACGGCTGGGCCTGGGCAGGAAGATACTCCGCCGGGCTGAAAAGGCGTTGCCCGGCCAGCCGGTTGGCCGGGCCGTACAGGGCCAGGCGGATGAAGGGGTAGGGCTGGGCAAAGTCGGCGCGGTTGACCAGGGTGATATGCAGCGCCAAGGCCTGGGGTTGGTCCTCAAGCCGCTGCAGACGCCGCTGCAGCACCTGAATCTGCGCCAGATCGCGCCGCTGCGGCAGTTGACAGGGCCAGCGGTTGCAGGCCAGCTCCAGCCAGGGGTGCAGGCTGGGCTGCTGTATCAGCCAGCCACGTTCCAGCCAGGCCCATTGGCCCAGCGCCGCCAGACCGAGCAGCAACGCCAGCAGCGGCCAGGCCCAGCCAGGCCTGTGGTCTGGCCGGCGCAGGGGCTCAGGCAGCTCGTCCTGACGGGCCGGGCGCAGGGCCTGAGCATCTGAAGCGGTGCGGGTTAGCGTTGGGTTCATTTTATCCTATAAACCGCAGATTAGGCTGATTGAAGCCTGGAGCCAGAGCCGACGACTCCAGGGATGGAGGAGGTAGAGCGAAGCCTGGAGCCAGAGCCGACGACTCCAGGGACGGAGGAGGTAGAGCGAAGCCTGGAGCCAGAGCCGACGACTCCAGGGACGGAGGAGGTAGAGCGAAGCCTGGAGCCAGAGCCGACGACTCCAGGGATGGAGGAGGTAGAGCGAAGCCTGGAGCCAGAGCCGAGATCACAGAGTTGTTTCAAAGAGTTACACCTCAGACCAGACTCACCTAGAAGATGTTGAATGTTCGCTTGCCAACTCATTGATTTTTTCTCTGTGTGCTCTGTGGCTCTGTGGCCAAATGCTCTTTTTAGGACTAACTCTTCTCTGCGTCCTTTGCGCTCCTTTGCGTCCTCTGTGTCCCATCCTTTAATCGCTGCGCACCCCGTGCAGCAGCACCCAGCCGTCCCGGCTGGCGGCCTGTTGCATCTGAAAATGCGGCCGATAGGCCTCAAGCACCGCCTCGGCCTGTTCCTGCAGTATGCCCGAGAGCAGCAGTTCGGCACCGGGCTGGGCCAGCTGGGTCAGGGTCGGTTGCAGCTTGATCAGGCTGCCGGAGAGGATATTGGCCAGGATCAGACCTACCGGCGACGGGGGCAGCTCGCCGGGGGCATAGAGCCGCAGGCGTTCGATTACCTTGTTGTTGCGGGCATTGCCGGCGCTGGCCTGGATCGCTTGCGGGTCGTGGTCCAGGGCGTGTGCCCAGGCCGCGCCCAGTTTCAGGGCGGCTATGGCCAGGATGCCCGAGCCGCAGCCGAAATCCAGCACCTCGCGGCCTTGCAGGTCGGCCCCGTCCAGCCACTCCAGGCAGAGGGCAGTGGTGGGGTGGGTGCCGGTGCCGAAGGCCAGGCCGGGGTCCAGGTCGATGATCAGGGCATCGGCCGCCTCTACCCGCTGGCCGCTGGGGCAGATCCACAGGCGATGGCCAAAACGCATGGGCCGAAAGTGCTCAAGCCAGGCCCGCTCCCAGGGCTGATCCTGCAACGACTCAAAGCTCAGGTCGCTGGCCTGCCCCTCGCCCAGCTGGTCGCGCAGGGCCTGGGTGATGGCAGCGGGGTCGGCATCGGCCTCGAACAGGGCGCTCAACTGCATTTGCTGCCATAGGCGGGTTTCACCCGGACCCAGCTCCAGGATGGGCTCGTCGGCGGCATCGGCCAGGGTCACCGAGAGGGCACCCAGGTCTTCCAGGGTCTGCTCCAGCCGCGCCTCATCGGCCTTGCTGGTGCGCATGTGCAGTTGCAGCCAGGACATGACGCGGGCTCAGAGGCCCAGCTTTTCTTCCAGATAGTGGATATTGGCCCCGCCGGCCATGAAGGCGGAATCACGCAGGATTTCCCGATGCAGGGGGATGTTGGTCCTGATCCCCTCCACCACCATCTCGTCCAGGGCAGTGCGCATCCGCGCCAGGGCCGACTCGCGGGTCTCGCCGTGGGTGATGAGCTTGCCGATCATGGAGTCGTAGTGGGGCGGTACCCGGTAACCGGCGTAGATGTGGGTGTCCACCCGCACCCCAGGCCCGCCGGGGACGTGCAGGCTGGAGATGTC
This is a stretch of genomic DNA from gamma proteobacterium SS-5. It encodes these proteins:
- a CDS encoding DUF3426 domain-containing protein, whose amino-acid sequence is MNPTLTRTASDAQALRPARQDELPEPLRRPDHRPGWAWPLLALLLGLAALGQWAWLERGWLIQQPSLHPWLELACNRWPCQLPQRRDLAQIQVLQRRLQRLEDQPQALALHITLVNRADFAQPYPFIRLALYGPANRLAGQRLFSPAEYLPAQAQPSLLQPDRPQSLQLRLYDPNADISGFEFDFL
- the prmA gene encoding 50S ribosomal protein L11 methyltransferase, encoding MSWLQLHMRTSKADEARLEQTLEDLGALSVTLADAADEPILELGPGETRLWQQMQLSALFEADADPAAITQALRDQLGEGQASDLSFESLQDQPWERAWLEHFRPMRFGHRLWICPSGQRVEAADALIIDLDPGLAFGTGTHPTTALCLEWLDGADLQGREVLDFGCGSGILAIAALKLGAAWAHALDHDPQAIQASAGNARNNKVIERLRLYAPGELPPSPVGLILANILSGSLIKLQPTLTQLAQPGAELLLSGILQEQAEAVLEAYRPHFQMQQAASRDGWVLLHGVRSD